TGTGTGATCAAGAGACATTTGTCGCTGTCCCTGATGATTTCAGCGAGGCTCCGCTTGCCTGGCGGGATTCTCAGGTTCAGGCAGAATGGTCCCATCGGGTTCGGATAGTCCAGCCCGTGTCCGGTGGAAGGTTTGCCCATTTTTTTAGACAATTTCAAGTCAATCGGAAGTTCTTTGAAAATTCCCTTGTCCACCAGTGTCAGGCCCTGCCGCTTTATGCCTTCAAAATCAAACGGAAGGCCCGGATTCAGGGGATCGAACGGATCGTCCAGTATAGTAAGGTTCTTTGACATGATCTTTTTCCCGAGCTTGCCCTGCAGGGGCGAACGGCCTTCCTGATAAGCCTGGGTGGCAAAAGCCTTGTAGCTTAAAAACAGCAGCATATCTGTAACTGCAGCAGGCTCCAGTATCACAGGGTATTCACCGACTTCCAGATCCCTCGGCTTCCGGTTGAGCTTGCTCTTTTCGATCGCAGTCCGGCTGACTGTTTCCCAGTCGAGTCTGGAGATATCCACATTGCTTCCTGTGGCCCAGCCGGAATGGCCTTTATCGTCCATCACAGTTGTGGAGAAGTTGGAGCCTGTGGTTTCATGATATGCGAAAAGTCCTTTGCTGTTGGCAATGGCAAGCCGGGTTTCATTAGTGGAAACAATGCCTGATCCAAGCAGTTTTTCAGATTCGCAGCGCCTGATATGTGAAATCACAAGTTCAGCCCTGTCTTTCGGGCTGTTTCTGGCGGTTTTGTCGGAGTAACAGGACCCGCTTTGATCAAATTTGATCTGTTTGGGGAAATTCGGATAATCAGGGTCTTTCTTCTGGTATTTGAGGATCTCCGAGGCCTTCAGAAGCAGCGGTTTCAGCTTTTCAGGCTCCAGGCAGTCGGTCTGGATTTTGGTGGATTTCTGGTCGCGCACCAGAGTGATCCCTGTTCCACCCGTCGCAAGTGTGACATTCTGGGTGATCTCGTTCTCTCCGAAACGGGTCAGTGAATTCACTGTGGAACTCAGACTGATCAGCACCTCGTCAGCCAGCTTGCCTGCGAGTTTCAAAATTGCGTCGGACTTTTTCTTGAATTCAAGTTTTCTGTCCCCCATCAATACCTCCGGGTAAAATTTAGTCCATTCCTGAAAATTTTATCACATCTCAGCAGTAAATGGTGAATAGTGATTGTGATTGGTGATTGGTGATTGGTGATTAGTGATTGGTGATTGGTGATAAGTGATTAGTGATTGGTACGGAATATCTTTTCCATTCACTATTCACTATTCACTATCCGCTATTCACCAATCATCACTCAATACATTGGAATCAGCAGTATTTCCCAGGTCATTGAATAGGGAGGATCTTTTCCATATTTCTTGTATGAATCAGGAAAACCGATCTTATCGAGCCTCCGCTTGGTGATGTATCCTTTTTTCACCATCTCATTCATGATGCCGCCTGTATATTTTGGAGTGGATGTGCTGTCCCAGGTGTAGTCGATGCTGGAATACGGAGGGCTGGGGCTGGCAGAACCCTGAACAAACAAGTAAGCATTCTGCTTATTCAGAATCACTTCCCCGGTGTATCCAGTGGCACCGGGGACGTATCCAGGGGAACCGAGGGGGATAGGGGTGGTGAAAATTGTGTTTTTCAGGATCGCTGCTTCGATGGAAGAGCCCTTCTGGTTCAATTCCAGGTTCAGATAATCGTGAAAAGAGCGGTAAAAATCAATCAGAGTGCCTTCATA
The DNA window shown above is from Candidatus Wallbacteria bacterium and carries:
- a CDS encoding TldD/PmbA family protein, giving the protein MGDRKLEFKKKSDAILKLAGKLADEVLISLSSTVNSLTRFGENEITQNVTLATGGTGITLVRDQKSTKIQTDCLEPEKLKPLLLKASEILKYQKKDPDYPNFPKQIKFDQSGSCYSDKTARNSPKDRAELVISHIRRCESEKLLGSGIVSTNETRLAIANSKGLFAYHETTGSNFSTTVMDDKGHSGWATGSNVDISRLDWETVSRTAIEKSKLNRKPRDLEVGEYPVILEPAAVTDMLLFLSYKAFATQAYQEGRSPLQGKLGKKIMSKNLTILDDPFDPLNPGLPFDFEGIKRQGLTLVDKGIFKELPIDLKLSKKMGKPSTGHGLDYPNPMGPFCLNLRIPPGKRSLAEIIRDSDKCLLITHFHYTNIINPNDLTITGTTRDGLYWIEKGKIAYPVKNMRLTESVFRALNLVEEISSEQVFESAFFGGGFIVPSMKLSGFKFTSKTDY